The Xylophilus rhododendri region ACACGCCATCGACCAGCAGAGCTGGAGCGAGCTGCAGCGCACCATCGTCGGTTATGCCAGCCTGGGCCTGGGCCAGAGCGCCGCTGGCGGACCCGGGCCGCGAACCCATCCGGACGCCCCCGCGCCGCAGGCCGCGGCACCCGCCGCGGCCGCGGTTGCGGCCCCTGCTGCCGAGCCATTCGCCCCGCCGCCAGCCACCATCGGCATCGCCACCCTCGCCGACGAAGCCGCCGCCGGCCTGCCGCGCGAAGTGCTGGAGCAGGTGGCGCGCCTGATCGAACATGTGGCGCCCGCCGCCTCGGCCGACGACGCCCGGGTGGGCGAGCAGGCGGTCGAGGTGGCGCAGGCCCTGCGCGACGCCCATCCGGATCCGGCCCGGCTCAAGACCCTGCTGGCCAATTTTTGCTTTCGCCTGTCCTTCGCGACCGAGGAGCAGACCGCCATCCGCAGCGCACTGCTGCTGGCCCTGCACGAACTGTTCCGCAACATCTCGGTGCTGGCGGCCGACGACAAGTGGCTCAAGGGCCAGGCCGAAGCCCTGCTGGCCGCCGCCACCCCGCCGCTGGAACTGCGCAAGCTCGACGACCTGCAGGCCCGGCTGCGCGACGTGATCTTCAAGCAGACCGAATCGCGCTCGCGCACCATCGAGGCGCAGGAACAGATGAAGGGCATGCTCAGCACCTTCATCGACCGGCTCGCCTCCATGACCGAGAAGAGCGACGTCTACCACGACAAGATGGAAGGCTGCGCCGAACGCCTGGGCTCGGCCCAGAACCTGGAAGACATCGCGCCGGTGCTGCAGGAGGTGATCGCCGCCACCCGCAGCATGGCGCTGGACAGCCGCAACACCCACGAAGACCTGCAGAGCATGCGCGAGCGCAGCGAGCGCGCGCAGGAAGACATGGGCCGGCTGCAGATGGCCCTGGAAAAGGCCAGCGCCGAGGCGCGGCACGACGCCCTCACCGGCGCACTCAACCGCAAGGGCATGGACGAGGCGCTGGAGCGCGAGATCTCGCGCGCCCGCCGGGCCGGCTCCAACGACGGCGTGGCGATCGCGCCGCTCTGCGTGGCCCTGCTCGACATCGACAACTTCAAGCTGCTCAACGACCGCATCGGCCACGACGGCGGCGATGCCGCCCTGGTGCATCTGGCCCGGGTGGCGCGCGAGGCCATGCGGCCGCAGGACATCCTGGCCCGCTACGGCGGCGAGGAGTTCGTGGTGCTGCTGCCCGACACGCCGCTGGATGCCGGCGTCGAAGCCATGCAGCGCCTGCAGCGCGAACTGACCCGCCGCTTCTTCATGCAGAACAACGACAAGGTGATGATCACCTTCAGCGCCGGGGTGGCCCAGGTGGCCGGCCACGAGGACCCCTTCGACGCCGTCAAGCGCGCCGACCAGGCCATGTACCTGGCCAAGCGCACCGGCAAGAACCGCGTGGTGCGTGCCTGAGGCGGACACGCATTAGCGCGGCTGATGGTTTGGATCGAAAAGTGATTTGAATCCGGGGTCCGGGGGCACATAAAGTGCAAGGGGTCTTATCTGACCGACCGTTTTCCCCGAGACCATGAGCATTCGCGACAGCGCCCTGCGCCCCCACAGTTCCCACTGGGGCGTCTTCTCCGCCGGCTGGCAAGACGGCCGGCTGCGGGTCGAACCCTATGCGGCCGACCCCGATCCCAATCCCCTGATCGAGAACTTCCCGGACGCGATCCACCACCGCGCCCGCATCGCCACGCCCATGGTGCGGCGCGGCTGGCTGGAGAACGGTCCGGGGCCGGATACGCGCCGCGGCTCGGACGAATTCGTGCCCATGGCCTGGGACGAGGTGCTCGACCGGCTGGCCGCCGAACTGCGCCGGGTGCGCGACCGGCACGGCCCGGGCGCGGTCTTCGGCGGCTCCTACGGCTGGTCGAGCGCCGGGCGCTTCCACCATGCGCAGAGCCAGGTGCACCGCTTCCTCAACGTCGCCATCGGCGGCTATGTGCGTTCGGTCAACAGCTACAGCGCCGGCGCCTCGGCACCGCTGATGCCGCACATCCTGGGCGGGCTCGACGAGGTGGCGCGGCGCAATGTCACCTGGGAGCAGATCGTCGAATACAGCGACGTGGTGCTGGCCTTCGGCGGCATGGCCCTGAAGAACTCGCGTGTGGCTTCCGGCGGCAT contains the following coding sequences:
- a CDS encoding GGDEF domain-containing protein: MPDQKAAAEFARETFKQLALRRLPPTPENYRTIFDEVAGTRSMQGFPDLALRAILRVVPGQTPAQKRLLQQFEHAIDQQSWSELQRTIVGYASLGLGQSAAGGPGPRTHPDAPAPQAAAPAAAAVAAPAAEPFAPPPATIGIATLADEAAAGLPREVLEQVARLIEHVAPAASADDARVGEQAVEVAQALRDAHPDPARLKTLLANFCFRLSFATEEQTAIRSALLLALHELFRNISVLAADDKWLKGQAEALLAAATPPLELRKLDDLQARLRDVIFKQTESRSRTIEAQEQMKGMLSTFIDRLASMTEKSDVYHDKMEGCAERLGSAQNLEDIAPVLQEVIAATRSMALDSRNTHEDLQSMRERSERAQEDMGRLQMALEKASAEARHDALTGALNRKGMDEALEREISRARRAGSNDGVAIAPLCVALLDIDNFKLLNDRIGHDGGDAALVHLARVAREAMRPQDILARYGGEEFVVLLPDTPLDAGVEAMQRLQRELTRRFFMQNNDKVMITFSAGVAQVAGHEDPFDAVKRADQAMYLAKRTGKNRVVRA